DNA from Zonotrichia leucophrys gambelii isolate GWCS_2022_RI chromosome 5, RI_Zleu_2.0, whole genome shotgun sequence:
CCACACCCCTCAGGCTCAGCCCCACAAGCCCACACCCGTGCAGCCCCCGGGCTCACCCCCCAGACCGTGCATCCCCAGGTACCCCCGCTCAGCCCCGCAGCTCCCCCGAGCCCTCACGCTCAGCCCCGCATTCCCACCTGGATCATGTACAGCTGGGCCACCTGGTACTCCTCCAGGCTCATGGGCAGCAGGATGTGGTACTCCTTGATCAgcatggcggcggcggggcaCAGCgggggcagctcctgaggggGTTTCCGTTACACGGGACCGGGCCGGCTCCGGGACAGCTCGGGCCGGTTCGGCACCCCTCCAGAACCGCTCGGGGCACACTCAGCTCAGCCCGATACGGGTTCGGCCCGTCTCGGAGCCACTCCGTCCCCGGGTTCGGCTGAGTCCGGTAATCGCTCGGCTCCGGGTTCGGTTCAGTCCGGTATCGCTCGGCTGCGCTCGGTCCCGGGTTCGACCCGGCTCGGCACCACGCTCGGCTGAGTTCGGTACCGCTCGGCACCGCTCGGCCCCAGGTTCGGCCCGGCTCGGAAAACCCCGGCCCCGGGTTCGGCGGAGTCTGGTACCGCTCGGCTCCCGGTTCGGTTCAGTCTGGTACCGCTCGGCCACCCTCGGCCCCGGGTTCGGCCCGGCTCAGTCTCGCGTTCGGCTCAGTCCGGTACCGCTCGGCCCCTCTCGGCCCCGGGTtcggcccggctcggccccaCTGGTCTCGGCtccgttgccatggcaacgcgGCCCCCTCCACTCCCCCCGCCTGCCCGCCCggtccccgccgccccccggccccACCAAACCTGCGCCGCTCCGCACCGGCCCCTCGGATCGTGACATCACAGCCCGTTCCCACGGCGACAGCCGTGACGTATGGAGGTGACGGGGGGGGGCCGTGACGTCAGAGAGCGGAAGGCAGCGAGCGCCACTCACGGGCGCTCCGCGTGTACCGGCACCGCCGCCCCCGGAAAAACCcggtgttttattttaaaagccacTCTTTTAAGTGATCAACGAGTGGTCCGATCACTCCCGCACTCTCAGCTCCGGGACACCCACCCAGCGCGcctccaaacccctcccagaCTCTCCCACCTCTACCCCGCGTCCCACCATCGCCATCGGGACCCACCCCCGCGGGGACACACCGAGGCCAAGTCCCAACATTGTcctttatttataaaaacacGCATTTATAAAGAGCGGAGAGCGCGGGGAGGGGGGGCTCGGGCAGCACGgcggcccccccgcccccgccgccacCACCGGGAGGTCCCGGGGGCTCCCGGGTGGCAGCTGCCGTTACGTGCGGGCGTTTcgctctgtctctgccaggcaCTCCCTGACCAGCGCCCGGGCGTGGATGATCCCTGCGGGGAGAAGCACAGGGACACCTCGTATCACCCTTCAGTGGCTCCCCGCGGGGCTAAGGAGCCTCGGGGGCGCCCGgttccccaccctgcccctaCCCCGCTTCAGCCGCTCCATGGCGCTCTTGCTGCCGGCGTAGGTGGGCCGGATCTCCTTCCCCATCTCCTCGATGACCGAGAGCAGGTCCGTGTAGGTGCTCTGCGAGCCCTGCGCCCCGGGGGGCTTCATGGCCTGCGGGAACAGGGGGACAAGCAGGGACGGAGGGGTtgggggccgcccccgccgccgcgcccggccccggcggccccggcgccgcGCCTCACCTGCACGTAGCCCATGGACGGCGGCCCGAAGTCATTGAAGAGCGGCCGGAAAGGGGCGGCGGCGCCAGGGACGGAACCGGAGGGCGACGGGACACTCGTGGCTGCGAGAAACTGAGGGTCATGGCCGCACTCCCTCTTCCTCGGTACCACCCTGATCCGGTACCATCCCTTCCCGGGGTacccccctccatccctccgGTCCCCCTCCGCTCTCGGTGCCCCTCGTCCCCCGCGGTTACCGCGGCGTTCTCTCACCGGCGGACGGTGCCCCgggccccggcggggcggggctggCGCTGGCGGCTCCGGGGGTAGCGGGGGCGGGAGCGATAGGCTTGTAGGACATCCCCGACGGCCGCCCGCCGCTCCCGGATCCCTGGAGCCCCGCGGCGGGGGTCGGCGTGCGGCCCCCGCGCTCGCCCCGCCGGTTGTATCGCCGGTGCCCGCCCCTCTTCAGCTCAGCTCGGCCCCGCTCGGCCCGGCGAGAAGCCGGGAACCGGAGCGGAGCGCAGCGGCCCCGGTTCCCGGTAGTGCTGCGCGGCCCCGGCCTGACCCGGGTCTCTCccccctccgccgccgccggcgcTCGCGGTGATGACGCAGGCGCGTCACGAGCGCGACGTCATCACGCCGCCGCGCGCCGGCCGGCCGGTCACCGTGGAGACACGCGGCGtcggccccgccccctcggTGCCTATCTGACCACGTGACTGCTATGCGGGCCACGCCCCCTCGCTTGGCGGGGCCTCTCTCGGTGTCACGTGACCGACGGGCGCCACCGCcccgggggcgcggggggggcaccgggagcggcactgccgcgctgcccccgccgccAAGAGCCCCCGTGTCACCCCACAGCCCCGAGCCGCCGTCGATCAGGGCGTCCCGACTCTCTCCGCGGGGGTGAACACCGGCCCGGACTTTGGGGAACCGGCCCCACCCGCCGGCCGCGCATTCCCCGGAGCCCTGTGCCCGCGGTCCCGGCTCCCTGGGGGGCTCCCGTGAGGCACAGTGGGAGTCCAGGGTTTTGGGGGATACCAGTGGATGGAACAACCACGAATAAACTCTttggaaacaacaaaaaacacaagCCAAAAGTCTGTACAGAGAGTTTTATCATTTCAAAAGGGCAAAATTGGCCCCAAaactgcagccagggcagggagggtacctacagcagccctgcctgcagctggctgaggcCCTTCCACCCAGTAATGCTTAATTTCACCCCTGGAGGGTCTCCcggctgggctgctgggagtctcccctgtgctgggggctgccagaACATCCATGACGGTCTGTGCCAGCCCCAAAAGGGGGCGGATGCCTCACCCTAGGCGGGTCTGGGGTGGGTCTGAGCTCAAACCGTGGTGAGGGGTGGGTTATGCTGTGCAGTCCGCAATAAACCTGGTGTGGGGGAGCCTGAGGGGCTCAGTGCAGCACACAGAGTGGTAATGGAGGCTGGAGGgatgagcagcagggatggggcacagctgaAGGAGAGAGGACCACGATGGTGGGACTTGCAGGGTGAGGtccaggtgggaagggggatgatgcagggagagagcagagatGAGGGCAAGAGTAGTCGAAGCTCGGCAGAGCCTGTGCAGAGAAGGGTCCCGAATTCGGCCCCGGTGCCTCCTGCCACGGTCAGAGCTCAGCATCGGAGCAGCCCTGGCGCCCGGCCTCACCCCGGGCACGGGCACcgctgtgccagcactgccccagcccctggagctgggggtcCCTCCGTGGCCCCCTCGTCTTTGTAAGGCACGGGGAGCTCGGGTCCTGCGTTGGCACATGCCGCCCTCAGCGCGACATCATCCGCACAAACTCTGccgggggaggagagggaacacaCCTGGAacatcccagctgtccctgggagCGCTCCtggccccttccctgctcctacCTTCGAAGTCCACCAGGCCGTCGCCATTGAGATCCACGTCCTTGAGGATCTCATCCACCTCCCGATAGttgagctgctgccccaggagcttGCGCATGGCCTCCCGCAGCTCCGCCATGCTGATCTGTCCGTCCCCATTGCTGTCAAACTACAGACAAGGTCCCGTTGCCACCGGCCACCCCTGGCACGCTGGCAGCCTACCTGtctgtccccactgcccccgTACCTCGCGGAAGGCGTCACGCAGCTCCTTGATCCCAATCATATCCGCCGTCTCTGCCAGCATCTTGGGGCCCATCAGCTCCACGAAATCATCAAAATCCACCTTGCCCCCGGCTGCGGCAGGAGAGGGGTGTCAGGGGagcagggggcagggactgacGGGCACCCGCTGCCCCACCACGTACTGATCTGCTGGGACAGCTCGATGAGCTCCATCTCCGTGGGCATGTAGCCCATGGTCCGCATGCACTCGCCCAGGTCCTTGTAGCTGATGTAGCCGTCGTGGTCCTTGTCGAACTCCCGGAACGCCTGCttcagctctggggacaccacagCGTCACCACCGGCACCGCCACCCGCCCGAGcgggaccccctccccagcagctcaccTTCAATCTCCTCGGGCCGCAGCTCCCGGTCctggggaagagagaaggggaagagaCGAAGGAGGGGTCCTGCTCCCGGGGATCCCACAGGGATTCTGCCCTGCGTCCCCCGGGAGCACGCGGGGAGGGGAAGGACGGTGCCGTACCCGTTGGGTGATGGCGATGCTCTGCCGCAGGAAGATGCAGGCCGgccccaccagcccctgcagcaccgAGTATCCCTGCATCGGGGGAGTCTGCGCCGCGTCCAGCACGTCCTCAGGGTCCCCTGCGCCGGAGCCTGGAGCGCCCGAGCGCGGCTTCCCATCCTGCGGGTGGAGCAGGCGTCAGCGGCGAGGCGGGAGCCGAGCAGGgacccccccctccccctcctgctgccccgcGGGTGCCGCAGCCCTGCCGTGCCTTGGGGAGCCGCCGCTCAGGGGTCTTGGTGCAGttgcccatggctgggggctGCCCCCGCGCCGCAGGACATGCCTGGCCccgggggggccggctggcGCAGACCGCGGGGCTGCCACCGGGGATTTGAGGTTTTTATGGAATATCTGGGGATATGCAGGGCAGGCGCGGGGGGGTGGGTGCCGCGCCCGCGTGCATAATCCTCCGGATTATTCCCCGCTCGGCCGCCCTGCTCCAGATGTGGGCAGCCGCCCAGCTGTTCCCCagtcctgcagcctccctgcgAAGGCACGCAGCATCCCCGGCACCCACCGTGCCCCGGGCCCGTCCCCAGTTACCTGCCCAAAAGCGGGGGACGGCCGGGGCCCCGGCTCCTGGGCAGGCCGCTGAAGCTCCACGGGGGACGCACCACTACGGCTTAatctgccctggctgcccgCAGTGCCGGCGGTGCCGGGACCCCTGAGCCGAGGGGCCGGCCGGGAGCCGCGGGCCCCTCTCCGGCCGGGGCCGTGGCGCCGGGGGGTGCCCCGGcaggcggggggagcggggctgccAGTGCCGCGCCGCTGCGGGCCGCGGAAGAGGAAGAACATCCCGcccgctcctgctcctgctccccactACTGGGACCGAGCAGGAGGAAACCAGATCGCCCGGACCTGCGCCCGTCCCTCGCAGGGACGAGGCCACCGCCGTCCCCGGGACCCGCCGCGGAGCGCAGGA
Protein-coding regions in this window:
- the CDK2AP2 gene encoding cyclin-dependent kinase 2-associated protein 2, with protein sequence MSYKPIAPAPATPGAASASPAPPGPGAPSAATSVPSPSGSVPGAAAPFRPLFNDFGPPSMGYVQAMKPPGAQGSQSTYTDLLSVIEEMGKEIRPTYAGSKSAMERLKRGIIHARALVRECLAETERNART
- the CABP2 gene encoding calcium-binding protein 2 isoform X2 yields the protein MGSRARALQAPAQGTLRTCWTRRRLPRCRDTRCCRGWWGRPASSCGRASPSPNGYGTVLPLPACSRGTQGRIPVGSPGAGPLLRLFPFSLPQDRELRPEEIEELKQAFREFDKDHDGYISYKDLGECMRTMGYMPTEMELIELSQQITGGKVDFDDFVELMGPKMLAETADMIGIKELRDAFREFDSNGDGQISMAELREAMRKLLGQQLNYREVDEILKDVDLNGDGLVDFEEFVRMMSR
- the CABP2 gene encoding calcium-binding protein 2 isoform X1, which codes for MFFLFRGPQRRGTGSPAPPACRGTPRRHGPGRRGARGSRPAPRLRGPGTAGTAGSQGRLSRSGASPVELQRPAQEPGPRPSPAFGQDGKPRSGAPGSGAGDPEDVLDAAQTPPMQGYSVLQGLVGPACIFLRQSIAITQRDRELRPEEIEELKQAFREFDKDHDGYISYKDLGECMRTMGYMPTEMELIELSQQITGGKVDFDDFVELMGPKMLAETADMIGIKELRDAFREFDSNGDGQISMAELREAMRKLLGQQLNYREVDEILKDVDLNGDGLVDFEEFVRMMSR